Genomic segment of Ascaphus truei isolate aAscTru1 unplaced genomic scaffold, aAscTru1.hap1 HAP1_SCAFFOLD_371, whole genome shotgun sequence:
gagatatcttatactatattagtgaaagcactgtatgcctgcctgcctggatgtacggtgtccctaggggaaatctcattggtcccttgggccgcccccgcacacctctcattggcctgaggcggagtgacggcccaaaggacacacagtgtcacacacacacacacacctcacccccccccccaagctcatcccctcccccaagctcacccccccccccaagctcacaccccggcgccgcacGTGACAGGccacgggacaggagatgggagggaggatgcctctccggtcccggcttccccctgtcaaggccgcgggacgtgagatgggaggggggatgcccctctggtcccggctcccccctgtcaccgcgtgacaggccgcgggacgtgaaatgggaggggggatgcccctccggtcccggcttgtccctgtcaccgcgtgacaggccgcgggacgtgagatgggaggggggatgcccttccggtcccggctcccccctgtcaccgtgtgacaggccgcgggacgtgagatgggagggaggatgcccctccggtccccgcttcaccttctccccaccgttgtccccgctgcctgcgcaggaggagggggggagcgggtgttggtgctggtgtgtgtaattgtgtgacactgtgtgtgagtgtctgtgactgtgtgtaagtctgtgtaagtgtctgtgacagtgtgaaactgtttgaaacATTAACACtttacaatacaacatttacacatactgtacttattcacggttcacatcccgggcaacgccgggtctctcagctagtatatatatatatatattagaaaaaatgtTTGTCTGTCACTTTGTGCCCCCTGTGATTGGCTGGTGGACGGCCACAGCTCATTGTCCTGCGGGGTGGGCTGACGTCGCGGCCACGCCTACGCAGGACGTGACAGTCGCACCACCCTTAGCACACCGCCGCCACCCCCAGTGAGCCGGGAGCCAGGAACCAGCCTCCCCGGCCGCTGCCACCCCCAGTGAGCCTGAAGCCAGTCCCCCCGGAGCGCACTACCGCCACTCCCCATTGCCTGCGAAcagcctccccctctcccgcactcccccacccctcacagtGCCGGCGCCAACAACCAACCCACCGCCGCCACTGAAGCGCACCGCCGCCACCCCCGCCGGGAACCAGCACACCACCCTCCATGCCTGTCAATGGGCGGGGGAGCCCAGCTGTGAACAGGGGGAAATGAAGATCTGAACGGGGGGGCTGCATTACTGTGAAGGGGGGAAAACGCCGGACACAAGAGAGGGTGAGGACAGAGGGAAAGTGGGAaacagagaggggaatggggagagagagacagaggtgggaacggagagagacagaggtgggaacggagagagacggggatcagagagagacagggggagcggccCTCCACTAAGCCGGCGGCACGGGAGGGGGGCCGCGCTGTGCACGGGGGGAGGCGCATtaatgtgaagggggggaaacgccagagaaaagagatgggggagagagtggaagtgggacacagagaggataatggggacagagacacagtgggggggggggtggagaaagagggatggaacagagagagacagggggagcggagagagagacagggggagcggagaacATGGGGAGCAAGAAAATGAaatcccgggcaacaccgggtagATCAGCTAGTATAACATATTTCATAAAAAAAGGAAACTTGATCACAAATTAGTATATTTATCAATAATTTCAAATGTCCTTTTGTAATTTTACCTTTCCCATAATAAAGTGGAAATGTATGTGGTACATGCTTcctgattttataaatatatatctctctGGGAGGCCATATCCTCAGAAATTCAGTTTATTGCAATTTTGAATGCTTTCTAATTGGAAACATTTACTGAATACCCGATTTGTTACACATCTTACCATGTATATCCTGTCTCTTTACATTCTTAAACTAAATTTGACGtttgaaaataattttttgtaTCCGATGTTAATGcatttctttataaatgtttttCCCCAGCTGATGGATTCATGAACAGCAATTCCCCTGAAGAATATCACATTTTGCTCTGTTCACCAGATTGTGTAATGGAAGATACCAGTGTTACCCAAATATTTCACAGAGCAAATCACATTAGTCAGGATATACCAAGCCAGAGTCTGAGAGAAACTGTGAGCATTATGGTTAAGGAATCAACCTCACAGGAAGAAGGAAATCTCCCAGACTCCCACATTTATACTATCAGAGAACATACAGGGACGGAATATGCATCTACTCCTATTACAATGTGTAACAAAGGAAACATGAATGCAGGGAACGTTCACAAGAACTTGTcagtaaaagaaaaaacatttgtatgttctgaatgtgggaaatgttttacccagAACTCTCATCTTGTTATACATCAGAAAAGTCACAGAGGAGAAAGACactttgtatgttctgaatgtgggaaatgtttcacAGATAACTTTGCTCTTGTTACACATCAGAGagttcatacaggagaaaaaccctttgtgtgttctgaatgtgggaaatgtttcacCCAGAACGGTTATCTTGTTATACATCAGAAAAgtcacacaggagaaagaccatttgtttgttctgaatgtgggaaatgtttcacATATAAATCTTGTCTCCTTGGACATCAGAGTCgtcacacaggagaaagaccatttgtatgttctgaatgtgggaaatgtttcacacaaaaaaataatcttgttacacatcagagagttcacacaggagaaagaccatttgtatgttctgaatgtgggaaatgttttactaATAACTTTGCTCTTGTtacacatcagagaattcacacaggagaaaaaccatttgtatgttctgaatgtgggaaatgtttcacCTATAACTCTTCTCTCCTTAGACATCAGAAAAtacacacaggagaaagaccatttgtatgttctgaatgtgggaaatgttttacccgtTACTCTactcttgttaaacatcagagaattcacacaggagaaagaccatttgtgtgttctgaatgtgggaaatgtttcacATATGACTCTGCTCTTGTTACACATCAgaaaattcacacaggagaaagaccatttgtatgttttgaatgtgggaaatgttttgcaGATAACTCTTCTCTTGTTAAACATCAAAGAGTTCACATGACAAAAACAAGATCACCAGAACAATCTATCAGaatctcacagccaccaccagtctaagttctttcaaaactaaagctgtctcacattttaatctggtctgtaattgttacatacgcctacagtataatatatattatctctaactgtgcctgcaatgtcttgtatataatgtataccctgttcacttatgtaacgatgtatttgtaatcatgtattatttgtcatcataactctgtgcccaggacatacttgaaaatgagaggtaactctcaatgtattacttcctggttaaacatttgataaataaatacatttgtgtgTTCTGAATGCAGGAAATGTTTTGCTATTAAGTCATGTTGTACATCAGAGAGTTCCACACAGGAGAAAAATTATGTTTTCTCTAAATGTCGTCAATGTTTTGCTCACACAAGTTAACTTTGTAATATTGCACGCTGAAaattattgattttatttttgtaaaaaaatatcTTTAAACTTATGAAAACATAGACATTTCTTATAATTGTGGAGAATGTTTTGCTTTTTTGAaatttgtattgtgttttttttttttaaagtactgtTAATTGGAAATTCCTTAAAGGAAAAAGATGAATCAGACCACTAGGTATAGTCCTAGTATAAAAGACAAAACAGCAGGTGCAAGGGGGCACAGAATATAGAACATAGACATGACAAGTAGAGTCAAAAGATTCCCCATATAATTGCACTCAATGCTAGGATAATTTATTTCAGACAGCAATGGCTCGTCAGTTAATTTTTTCTGTTGGTCAGTCTAATGACCATTAGGGATCAGAAATATtagaacaaaaataataacatttgatTTACAACAGAACTTTGTCAACGAGATCGTCCGGGACCTTCTCAACCAGTTCCTTATTGCGATCTCGTTGAAAAAGTCTTGGAAGACGACAGGAGCGTTGCAGAGACTAAAGGACATGACGAGGTACTCGTACTCATAATGACAATCTCGTGTGTTGAAGGccattttccattcgtcaccctggCGAATTCTCACCAAATTGTAGGCACCACGCAAGTCCAACTTGGTGAAGATGGTTGACCCTTGAAGGCGGTTGAAAAGTTCTGAGATCAAAGGTAAATGGTAATGGTTTTTGAGGGTAATCTTGTTAAgtcccctgtagtcgatgcatggCAAAAAgatccatcctttttttttttttaacgaaaaAGAAATTTCGCTGGAGACGAGGACTTCCGAATGAATCCCCTTTTAATATTTTCTCGAATGCATTCATGGCTTTAGTTGCCGGAAGTGAGAGTGGGTAAGACCTTCCCCTAGGAAGTACAGAACCAGGCAAAAGGTCGATAGGACAATCGAAGGGGCGGTGCGGTGGTAGAACCTCAGATCATGCCTTGTCAAAAACATCACAAAATTTGGCGTATATCTCGGGTAGAAAACTTGTTTCTTCTCCGGGGGTGACCAACCCACATATCTTATGGACGGAAACCGCACAGCTCTCGACACAAAGTGTTCTCCACTTGATAGGTTGTTTATTGGTCCAGTCGAAGCAGGGATTATGGCATTGAAGCCAAGGATGGCCCAGGATCACTTCAACGGAAGGGATGTGAATCACGTCCAGATGGATCTCCTTGTAGTCCTCCCCCATCAGTAAGTGGAAGGGAATGGTCTGCAGGGAAATGAAGGCTGGTTGTAATGGTTGACGTCGATGGCTTCCAATCCTACTGGAACCCTCTTGTGGATAAGCGGGATGTTGTTCCTCTCCGCGAAAACCTGGTCAATAAAGTTGCCTCCAGACCCTGAATCCACAAATGCCAGCGTGGTGGAAAACAAAAATTCTCACCCGTACGAGAAACTGAAATCAAAATCCTGGTCGgtgggagacttccggtgacgtcaccgcacatGGACGCTTGAAGAGATTGCTCCGAAGCCCTCCGCCGAATAAACTGATAAAGTGCCAATCGGAGGAAAATACCCCCCAAAACTGACGAGGAGGTGGGGAGAACATAGGAGATGAACAATAAACTAAAGAAACCAGCTCAGCAGAGCATCTCAAACTTCACGCTGAGCCAGAGGTTCGCAGGGATCTGCGAgaccacccaagatggcggccaggCGTGCTCGATGGAAGGCCCTGGCAGTGCCCCAGATCAGGAAATTATAGGGGTAGGCGCGGAAATAAAGATTACTTAGGGGACCTGTTTTAAGTATGCGACAGGCGTTTCAAGAGGGCCTATCCAAAGCAATAAACACCCTCAGGTCTGACATGAACTCTCTTGCTGCAAAGATGGACACCCTAAATAAGAAAGTGAACGCAATAGAGCAGGTGCATTCTTCGGCTGAGGATGAGATCAACCGCCTGAACTATGAAATTTGCGCGCTCACGGAAAATGCAGAAGAGCAGGAAAACCGAGATCGCCGGCAGAACCTCAGAGTGAGGTATATACCGGTAACGGTAGACACAACTACTGCACCCCTACCTAAATGATCTATTCACTCACCTGGTACCTGATCTTGAACACGAGTCAATAGAAGTGGACCGCGCACACAGGGCCCCAGGCCCTAAATCGACATGCCCCAAGAGAGCCAGGGATGTCCTTATAAGATTTCACTCTTatacaataaaataatttttttaagcaGCTagctgagagaggggagacctgCAATTTCGAAATGCCCATATCGAAATATACAGTGATCTATCTAGGGCAACCATAGGTAGACGCAGACAACTGAAGCCCCTGATACAAAAGTTGAGAGAAAATAAAGTGAGGTACcggtggggattccccttcaaacttGTGGTGCAAATGGGGGGGAAATTTCATACCTTATCTTATCCGGAAGATGGTCCGCGATTCCTAAGAGGGCTGGGACTCACTCATACGAATGACGGATCAACTCCTGAGAATGCTGAAGAGGAGCAGAGTCACCAACCGCCTACGAGAGTCCTAAGAACCTCACAAAGATTAGCCACACAGAGGAATCCGGCTCATGAGGAGTGAAGAGAGACACTCACAACGCATCCAGCTACCTCACGCTACCTCAGGCTATTCCTACCCCActatacaggacacctacaagctcatattgaacccccaaaataaccacaacatatatataagcatatacgtgtcacagaggagtgctactgagcatggcaatatatatttaaaaccagagacagaacatgaaacacagacagctcagtgcacatccagtgaaacttatacacggtacagtgcctaaatatatatgtatagatatctattaaataaaatggtcttttagtttagtggctcaggggcttacaacactttggccaaaatgttaaactaaaagaccattttatttaatagatatctatacatatatatttaggcactgtaccgtgtataagtttccctggatgtgcactgagctctgtctgtgtttcatgttctgtctctggttttgatGCAGTGTAcgtgtaatgaaccctaccccacggaagagtggcccttccagtccgatgaggaggaagacatctcttatggggaccccaaaccgagtcacacccacaaaacaccccaagaatggtggggttgCCGGAACTCGGTC
This window contains:
- the LOC142483779 gene encoding uncharacterized protein LOC142483779 yields the protein MNSNSPEEYHILLCSPDCVMEDTSVTQIFHRANHISQDIPSQSLRETVSIMVKESTSQEEGNLPDSHIYTIREHTGTEYASTPITMCNKGNMNAGNVHKNLSVKEKTFVCSECGKCFTQNSHLVIHQKSHRGERHFVCSECGKCFTDNFALVTHQRVHTGEKPFVCSECGKCFTQNGYLVIHQKSHTGERPFVCSECGKCFTYKSCLLGHQSRHTGERPFVCSECGKCFTQKNNLVTHQRVHTGERPFVCSECGKCFTNNFALVTHQRIHTGEKPFVCSECGKCFTYNSSLLRHQKIHTGERPFVCSECGKCFTRYSTLVKHQRIHTGERPFVCSECGKCFTYDSALVTHQKIHTGERPFVCFECGKCFADNSSLVKHQRVHMTKTRSPEQSIRISQPPPV